GACACGGCGGATCAAATTCTCCTTGGCAAATATATTTGTTTGCCAAACACGCCCCATCCTTTGGAAAAAGTAGATCTGCAGATGCTCTATGAAAAAATCCAGGAATTATTCCACCATTAGTTTTTAATTTCTATTTTATCCCACATCTGTCCAAAATAATTTTTAGAAACTAACTTTTCCACTTTTTGTCGCTCACGACTGAACGATCCAAGCTAAAAGCTTGGTAGAGTGCGACAGCACTCTAAGTGAAGGAGCCGCGAAAGCGGAGTACCAAAAAAAACGCAGCCTTTTCTAAGGCGGCATCTTCCTTGGTTCTATTAGGCTTAATTGGGTTCATTTTGCAAGGTTCTCTGTTGGGACAGATTTTGGGCGCTGTATATTGCCGCTCCATAATTTATTTTCACTATGCTAGTTTGTTTGATGGGTGCATCATATTAGTTTCAGTTAAAGGAGCGACAATATAAGGCGCTATTTCCAAAATCTGTCCTTCTTGGGCCGCTGACGAAAAGGCTCTTAATATTAATCATTAATTAGATTGAAATATCAGAAAGAATGATGGTTTTCAAGCATTTCAATGCGGCCTAGGGCTCCGTAGTGATTGAGCGATCCACGACTTTAGGAGTGGTCGAGTGCGACAGCACGAGAAGTGAAAGAACGCGTTAGCGCTTGTGGGAAGCTAAACAAAAGAATGGGCCATCGAGGCGGCGCACTCCAAGCCGTCCTTTGAGGGACGGTTCCCTCCTTTTGGAGTGACTTTGTGTCACTCCAATGTTCCCCGTATGGGGAACACCAGTCAGTCACATAGCGAAAGAGCTGCAGTTGGGTGAGCGAGGTGATCGTAGCGAAGTATCCTGCCACGCAGGATACCATCGTACGACAGTGCGATGGCGAAGTGAACCGCGAAAGCGGATAATTGAAACAACGAACTATCTTTGTTTTATCCCTTGCGCCTTGCCCCCAATTTGTTAGCAGGCCAAAAGAAAGTAACATACATGAAGTTTGATAAACAAAAGAAATTTTTTAAATTGCAATAACTGTTATGGGGTTCAATTTTAAAATATCGTTACAAAATTTGTATACACATGTAAATCAATAGCCATATTTTCAATTTAAAATTATTTTGGACAGATGTGATTTTATCCTTATTCATACAAACGTTTGATCGAGAATAAAGCTTCTGTGAAAAAATATTAACAGCGACATAAAGCTAAAGAAGTTCCAATTTAGCAAGTTAGCATGGTTTGAAAATTTGGAAGGAACCGCAAGGTTATTATGCGTGGCAACACAAATTGTAAATAAACACCTAAAAAACTTGCGAAAAAAAACCTCAATTAATTATTGGATGCAAACTCCACTCAGATAAGCTTGCGCGGGCTGATCGCGACGATCCAGAAACTTATTGCCGATTTAAAAACCGAAACAAACAAAGTTACTTTGTTATCAGTATATCCTCGCTATATCCCTCACTTTGGGTGGCAGATGGTCTTTCCGGCAATTCATTTCTCCGTAATACCGGAGTTCTCAATTTAAATCTTTCCCAGGGCTTTGTCCAAATCAATTTTGGCCATGATCAACTGAATCTGCGCTTCCAAAATATGGGCCTGAGCTTGATACATATCCCTTTCGGCTTGGGTGATTTCGATGGAAGATCCAATACCTTCTTTAAATTTAATGTTGCTGGTGCGATAAATTTTTTCGGCGAGGGCAAGCGATTTTTTTCTGGTTTCAAGGGTGTTGAGGGCATTCAGATATTGGGTCCGCGCATTGTTGAATTCCAGGCCAACACCCCGCTCAAATTCTGCGAGCTGCATTCCTGTCTTGGTAGCAACCGTCTTCGCCCTTCTGATCTTTGCTTTGCGATCAAATCCATCAAAAATTGGTACATTTAAATTTAGTCCGACAATGGAAGTGGGAAACCACTTGTTTTCCTTGCTGTCAAAAAGATCGTTTCTCTGTAAAACTTCCTGATGGGTGATAAATCCTGTCAAACTGGGAAGATAGGATGCCTTGTACCTTCTCACATTGATGTCTGCAAGCTTTTTCGCTTGCTCTATCACCAGATACTCAGGTCTGGCGCTGGTGTTGATCTGAAAAGATGGATCCATTACTTCAGCATAGGACTTGTTGAGAATTTCATTGAGCGTTTCTGTCTGAACCAACTCCTTTTCCAATGGATAGGACATCTGAAACTTGAGAAGATTAAGTGTAAACTCAGCCAATCGCTGCAATTTTTCTCTTTCTGCTTTTAGGTTTTGAAGGGAAAGCTCAATGCGCTCTACATCGAGTTGTTCTGCAAATCCAACTTTGTAGATTTGCTCCGTTTCCTGATAGACTTTTTCGAGATTGCCAATGTTCTTATCTAAAACACTGATATTTTCTTTGACTGAAAGCGAACTCAAATAAGCCTTGGTTACCTGATAGCGTACGTCCGCTTCAGATTGTTGAATTTGTTTTTGAATTAATTCCGCATATAGTTTTTGGGCTTTAAGTCCTACAAAAAAACTTCCATCAAAAATCAAGGTATTCAACTGAAGTCCGGCGGTGAGGTTGTTTTTTAATCCAAACTGTGCCGGAAATCCGGAACCAAAATCAATGGTTCTGTCGGGCAACAAATCTTCCTTAAACAAGACACCATAGACTGCAGGAGAAATAAAATCCGGTATAATCTGGGTGGGAATATTCACAAAGTGACTATATCCCAGACTGCCGGTGATTTTCGGCATTCCGATGGCATAGTATTCCAGAACCTGATCTTTGGCATCCTGAATGTCCAGTTTTTGGATGGCCAGGCTTTTGCTGTTCTCCTGCCCGTAGCGGACTGCTTGTTCCAAGGTAAAAGAGGTTTGTGCCTGAAGGAGGGTTCCTGTCAGTAATAAA
This window of the Saprospiraceae bacterium genome carries:
- a CDS encoding TolC family protein — encoded protein: MTFKSFLFILLLTGTLLQAQTSFTLEQAVRYGQENSKSLAIQKLDIQDAKDQVLEYYAIGMPKITGSLGYSHFVNIPTQIIPDFISPAVYGVLFKEDLLPDRTIDFGSGFPAQFGLKNNLTAGLQLNTLIFDGSFFVGLKAQKLYAELIQKQIQQSEADVRYQVTKAYLSSLSVKENISVLDKNIGNLEKVYQETEQIYKVGFAEQLDVERIELSLQNLKAEREKLQRLAEFTLNLLKFQMSYPLEKELVQTETLNEILNKSYAEVMDPSFQINTSARPEYLVIEQAKKLADINVRRYKASYLPSLTGFITHQEVLQRNDLFDSKENKWFPTSIVGLNLNVPIFDGFDRKAKIRRAKTVATKTGMQLAEFERGVGLEFNNARTQYLNALNTLETRKKSLALAEKIYRTSNIKFKEGIGSSIEITQAERDMYQAQAHILEAQIQLIMAKIDLDKALGKI